CGGCTGGATGGGCCGACGATGACATCAAGGCGTCGAATCCTCAGGACCCCTTTTACAAAGACATCGATTCCCTGCCTCCGTATCTAGACTACCAGGTggcatccatcatcatccaccgcATCCTCAGTCCTCTCCGAAAAGACGTGCTGCGTGAACTGCAAGCGACGTTCAACGTCCACAGCCCCAATGATTGGTTCATCAGCTTCCTGGCTTCGTTCATCTTGCTGCAAAACTACGAAATGCAGATGCTCTTCCAGCAGCAGTTTGCGTCCAGAAGGAAAGCCAGGGTAAGTCACATCTCCCGGGCCCGGGGAGCCGCGCTTTGCTCCGATGAATGCGCTAACCCGCCTGGCTGCTTTGACAGGTAAAGTACCTCGACATGCCACTCGTCAGGGCCACAAATTCGGGGGCGAAGACGATTCTGGCTCACTTCCACTACTGCTACAAAGGCCAGCAGCTGTTCACAGAGGGATTTAACTGGAACGCCCCGCGAGTGCGTCGGATGGCGCGCCTGGATAAGGAACAAACCGATTTTATGGCGCAGTGCCGCGACATTGTGGTCAAGAAGGGTAAGACAAGCCCTCAGCTGGTGTTCTGTGTACAGCACTGACAATGACCAGGCCCCGTCTTTgaagccatcaaccacacgGACGAGTATCACAAGAAGTATTGGTATACGAGCCAGCTCTTCGACCCAGATTGGACGCCTCGCGATACGCTGGAACATGCCCCgccggccgagatggaggctTGAAAGTGGCCTGATTTCTGCCCATGCTTGTCTCGTTTTGGTAATCTGGATGACCTGGTTGTGTGGCCAGCAGGGTGTGAGCTGAACGAGAGCCCCTCACTTGACAGCTCGGGTCGAGTTCGAGACCAACGGGAAGCCAACGGGTCGATTAGCACACGAAATGTAGACTCCGCCAATAAGCAGCCCCGCTCTTATCACCTGCAGTGTGCTCGtgcgaagaggagggggggcgtCGTCCTAAATCCGGCATGGGCTATTGGGTAGGCGTGCAGTCGACCCCTCCTGCTGTCTTACCTTACCCGACATAGAAGACCCTCATTTTGCGGAGTTGCGACTTTCTCGGAATCTTGAGCCGCATCACATCGTGTTACCAATTCGCACGGCTTCGTGCACCCACCTCTTTTGCAAGACGCGCTGTAGAAGCCTATATAGATGGCTTAGGGGCTGCTGGATGTCCTTTTTCCTTCCAGagcatcaccagcaacagcctcgACTCATTCGTTATTATTTCCACAACATTCACAATGGGCGCCGAAACCATCCTCTCACATACCGAGCATATCCCCGCCTGGGGTGATTTGACGCTGACTCTGAAGGGTGAGCTGGCCCATGcaaccaaaacacccaaGCTGCCAGACGAGATCAGCGGCCCCCTTGCCTGGAACCCTTCAACCTTTGAGTCTGACGCCGACTACACTATCACCCTCGACGACAGGGAGACTAAGGAGGTCAGGTCtgccctctcccacttcAACGGTACGTCGTGTTATGCCTCCTGCCTTGTAGCTGGTTCTAGCtaacaaaaagaagaccTCGACCTTTCTGGAAGCGAGGTTTCTACCACCACTTTCCCGCTTCCCACTCTCGGCCCAAAGCTTAGGCAGGCTGCTGAGGATGTTCACAACGGAAAAggctttgttgttgtccgAGGTATCCGGGATATGCAGCCCGGCGAGTTCTCACCTGAggacaagatcatcatcttccttgGGATTTCGAGCTACATTGCCGGTGCTCGGGGGAGGCAGGATGAGAACGGCAACATGCTGTGTAAGTTGAGTGTTTCTGAGTTTAGTGCCGCGTAACTAACGAGAGACAAGCGCATATTCGCAATGCCAAGCTGTCAAAGACACCACAGTCCCAGCGCCCAACCAGATACTCATCTCGTGCTTCTGTAGGTCACGCCAGGCCATCTGTCGAAGCTGCTGGCCGCTGACCTGTTCTGATCTAGACATTCCACACCGACACATTCTGTGACATTCTTGCTCTCCAGTCGCGCAGTAATGCCATGGAGGGCGGAGCCACCCTTGTCTCGTCCACCTGGACCGTCTATAACAAGCTCCAAAAGGAGCATCCAAAACTCTGCGAGCTCCTTGCGCAGCCCATCTGGCCTTTTGACAGCCGGGGAAGCTTCTTCCCCTGCAGCACTCGACCTCTGCTGTATCATCACGACGGAAAGGTTATGATGAACTTTGCTCGCGAACCCCTGCTGGGTCTGGAGGATGTCAAGCGCAAGGCGGGTCTTCCTGTACTCTCACAGGAGCAAAAGAATGCCCTGGAAATTGTGGAGAGGCTCGCAACCGAGGGCCAGATAAGCATTAACACTGAGCCTGGTGACCtgctcttcatcaacaaccacggGGTTCTCCACTCACGAGAAGAATTCACCGACGCTGTCGAGAACCCTCGCTATCTCGTCAGAATGTGGCTCAAGAACGAGGAGCTCGCTTGGGATCTCCCTGAGGACCTCCAGTACGGCAACTCACGAATTTATGACCGGGACAATGGTCTCGGCGAAAGGTGGAATCTGGCGGACACTCCCCGTATTGAATTCGCCGTGGCTGAGCGGCTTACCTCTTGAGCCGCATCTATCTAATGGGTAATGATTGTGATGACTGAGACAAAGGGCAAAAAACAGGCGTTGGGGACACGGAGTTGAAGCGTAGGAGGCTTGACAAAAGCCACActtgtttttggtttgggttcttttttttacGCATTTTTAATTTTTTGGAGCCAAAGTTTTTTCACTTTTGGCAGGTGGTTTTCTTGGCATTCAGGGGTTTGCACGCAGCTTTGGTTTCCGAGACATTGAGCAGAATCACAATCGattattttacttttttgGACAGCGCCTCCCAATCGGGAAAACGACTCGGGGGCCTGGTCTTTCTTTTGGGAATTTTCGTTGGCACCAAGAGGCAGAAAAACAGATAGCGGGCTTTAGGGCAGACCCCCCGCCATTCAATGTGGATGCAAAGCCACTTGCTGGATCACGACGCTATGGAAGGCTTGCCAACAAATCTGGCGGCTACACCTAGAGGTAGCCAGCAAAGCAAAAATCACTAATCGACAAATCACAGAGAATCCAGATAATCGCACACAGTGCGGCGTTAGTACATAATGTTCTATCCGGAGAGGGATAGCGAAGGGTGTTTGGACGGCGAGAGGTGTGAATGGGACTCGGTGATCTAGCCCTATGCAAACCCAAGGAGAGGGGGCATGGACTTCTGCAACCCTGTCATCTGCAGCAAGGGACCAATATTTGCGGCTGTTATACCTGTTTTCTCCCACACTGTCTCATCTCATGTGCCCAAAAAGGACAGGAACTTGTGAGCGTGTGGAGAAAATGCCCGTGATTTGACAGGCTGACTGCAGAACctaggaagaggaggggcgTGTACATGAAGGGTGCTCTCGTTTCCTCATCGGACCGCTGCTGATGAGCGGGAGCCGGCCAGTGAGAGGACGGTCCGGTCCCGAGGGCGGGCAGGACTGGCTGCGGGTGTTGTGGAAGGGTAGGTGGAGCAAGCCATCTCACATGTGGGCGTGGTTCGTGGGCTTGCATTGTTGTGTCCCCCGATTTTGGGGTCTTGGGGTCTCATTTtcttggatgatggtgggggagtgtCTTGGTGGCCGGGTTTGCTCGGCATTTGTGAGTTAATATTCGGGAGTTGGGGGCGGATAGAAGTTTGGATTATAGTCGGGTACGATTGTAGTTCTCAGGGTCCTCCCACTATGTTGATCGTGCTGGTTTCCCGTCCACGCCGTCGTACATGGCTGTTTACCACGAGACTGGTTGCTTGGCACTAGCGTAGGGCTGGTGACCGGTTCGACAGAGGTATGTATGAGCGATGCGGCATATTCCTTCTCCGAGATGGAAATGATAAACCGGGGATCGACCGGTTGCCTGCCGAGGCCGGTAAGATGCGGGGCAGTTAGGGTGCTTACTCACTATTAGTCAGTCCAAGTACAGTGGGGTCCCACGAGGGCGTCATTGAAAAGTTTGTCAAAGTTTGAGGATATAGTGATGATGCGGTCCCTTAGTTTTGCAACGAGACATGGTATCACAGGA
This window of the Podospora pseudoanserina strain CBS 124.78 chromosome 3, whole genome shotgun sequence genome carries:
- a CDS encoding hypothetical protein (COG:E; EggNog:ENOG503NY61), producing the protein MGAETILSHTEHIPAWGDLTLTLKGELAHATKTPKLPDEISGPLAWNPSTFESDADYTITLDDRETKEVRSALSHFNDLDLSGSEVSTTTFPLPTLGPKLRQAAEDVHNGKGFVVVRGIRDMQPGEFSPEDKIIIFLGISSYIAGARGRQDENGNMLSHIRNAKLSKTPQSQRPTRYSSRASTFHTDTFCDILALQSRSNAMEGGATLVSSTWTVYNKLQKEHPKLCELLAQPIWPFDSRGSFFPCSTRPLLYHHDGKVMMNFAREPLLGLEDVKRKAGLPVLSQEQKNALEIVERLATEGQISINTEPGDLLFINNHGVLHSREEFTDAVENPRYLVRMWLKNEELAWDLPEDLQYGNSRIYDRDNGLGERWNLADTPRIEFAVAERLTS